The Bacteroidetes bacterium GWF2_43_63 genome includes a window with the following:
- a CDS encoding Rrf2 family transcriptional regulator yields the protein MKLSRKCEYACLAMIELSGHKSDEYTKIESIATTWNIPRKFLEQILITLKNAGYLHSRKGAEGGYKLAKESSKISLAEIIRLIDGALAPVESVSTYFYGSSPTEKHPGFINIMKDIRDYVSEKLEKTTFADLVRK from the coding sequence ATGAAACTATCGAGAAAGTGCGAATATGCCTGTTTAGCCATGATAGAACTGTCGGGTCACAAATCTGACGAATATACTAAAATTGAGTCCATTGCAACTACCTGGAATATTCCAAGAAAATTTCTCGAACAGATTCTGATCACGCTGAAAAATGCGGGCTACCTCCACAGCCGCAAAGGCGCCGAAGGCGGTTATAAACTTGCGAAAGAATCTTCGAAAATATCACTGGCCGAAATCATCCGATTAATTGATGGGGCGCTGGCTCCGGTTGAAAGTGTTTCGACCTATTTCTATGGATCGTCACCCACTGAAAAGCATCCGGGCTTCATCAACATCATGAAAGATATTCGCGACTATGTGTCCGAAAAGCTTGAAAAGACTACGTTTGCCGATCTTGTCAGAAAGTAG